The sequence below is a genomic window from Gossypium hirsutum isolate 1008001.06 chromosome A11, Gossypium_hirsutum_v2.1, whole genome shotgun sequence.
TTCAGGCTTTCATATGTCCAAAGCATTGTTCTCTGTCAGTGCTGCTCACTTCACTCTTCTTAAAACATCCAATGCTTCATATTCTAAACTTCAGTTACATGATAGTTACACTGTGAAGGAATTTTGTATCAATGTCGATGATGGGGTGCTAAATGTAACATTCACCCCATCACCGGATGTTTCTGATGCATTCGCATTTGTGAACAAGATTGAGGTTATCTCGATGCCTTCAAATCTTTACATCCAAGAAGCTGTTTCGCTGCCCTTGATTGGACAAGCTTCTTCGTATTATATCAAGAATTCGAAAGCGCTTGAGATGATGCACCGATTGAACATAGGTGGAGAGTTCATTCCTGCACTGGAAGATACTGGCATGTTTCGCGAATGGATACCCGATGCAAGTTTTTTGACAACTGATGGAAGTAACTCGGGTATCGTCATCTCAGATGTTCAAATAAAGCAAAGTTCCAGAATACCAGCATATGTTGGTCCTAAGCAAGTTTATGCTACCGCCAGGACAGTCTTTGCTGATGGAAGTAATCAAAGTAGAGCTACATGGTTACTGCCTGTTGACTCTGGTTTTTATTACCTTGTTAGACTCCATTTTTGTGAGATCTCAAATGAGGCTAAGCGTGTTGGTTACAGAGTTTTCCATGTCTATATTAAGGATCAAACTGCTGAAGATCAGGCAGATATATTTCTCTGGAGCCATGGCGCAGGTATTCCGGTTTATAGAGATTACATAGTAAATTTTTCAGAACATACCAAAAGGAGAAAAAATCTGTCACTTTTAATACGTAATGGAAATGGTTCAATCAGGACATTCAAGCCAGCGATCTTAAACGGGTTAGAAATTTTCAAGTTGTCCGATTCCAACAACAGTCTTGCCGGACCATTTTCATTTGGAATGGGAAAGTACTCAAATCCATGGAGAAAAGAAGGTgcaagttgtcgaaaccattttttttgaaaacgggaatcgacttggtTTGAAAGCGAAacttaaaacgggagtcgccaccgatctttattaggtgtgatcggatcacctttgttttaataaatcaattttagtttactaaaacagtgcctttggtctacgaaacttgagagaatggattcgggagtcggttacgtgcgaggaaggattagcaccctcgacacgcccaaaaattggtaccgaattgattagttaatgtcttaatgtcgaaggtTGAAAATCGGGAAtggattttaaaatacaatcctttttattgatgtcgattttaaaaatgcttgaattagcttgaatcgattgtttaaagatttccttgTCTCGAGATAtcagagtatcacatcccgtaagttaagacacaataccatgaattcccgagcacaaaGTTGTCCCCTAATTTGAATGAGAATCTCATGTGTTTTAAAACTTGAAAAGGATATTTTGCTATTTAGAaacaacgagaaaatcgaaaccccgtaagttaaggCACAATTCATCGATATTTCAAAATGCATGACATtgccttatttggaaaattttgctttTGAATAGTAGCGAATGCAATATTCAAGCAACATGTGTTatttatttaggttaaaataaGGTGATCTATTGGATAAATACATTGAGGTTTAATTCGCGAGGcaaagatatgaaataaaatatggtACGACATAGAACAATGATCCACGCATAAAATATTCCACAAGCGCATGGCAATAATATGAACGTGAGTAAACAAATTTACATACATGCAATAGCGATAATCATGCAACATTCAAATAATAGCGTCGATAACTAAAAAAGCCAATGGATTAAATGGTAAAAGATATAAGGCAAACTTAAAtgcataaaatgtaaacaaatttacGAATAATAACAAACGAATTTAAAATGAATAGCgtgaaaaagaaatttactataaataatgtacaaaataaattaaaaaatagagtaTGTGTAAAAGAgatttttaaaatagttaatatacgagacatcaaagaaataactagtatgtatatatatatgaaaaatggatataataatttaaaatttgataatatatatatttatataaattttaaagtaaataaataaacaatttcaaatgaataatacataaagcgagtttaaaataaataatgtagaagaattttaaaatctatattatacaaagcaaataaaaaaatcatatgaaatattttaaaatagataaatatatacaaataaaagtgtaaaatatggaATAAGTAGAATGGGTCTAAAATaaggtatataaaataattttaaaataaataatatacaatttaatttaaaggtaataaataagaagtttaaaatatataatacgtaaaagaattaaaaatagacaatataaatatgttttataatgttaATAGTTCAAAGGTAATATAAAGAGAGTTATTCGAAATACAtaatatacaataatttaaaatataaaataatttgaaataaatatataacaatttttaaagaattataaatatataaaaaaagcttgaaataaactatatgtatatatataataggtaaggaataaaaataaataatacatataaaatagattagggtaacaaatatacataaagcaagttaaaataaataataagaatttgaATAAACAGTACATTAAAATAAGTTAGAATAGgtgtaaataaataacatataaaatatttgaaataacatataaatGAAACATTTAAGAAAGGGTTAATAGATgaattaaatagatttaggaCATGGCTAAAAACGAATTAAAATTCGGGgtttaaaagtataaatattggaAAGTTAATTAGGGATCAAAACGAAAACCAAACAGGATCCGagggctaaattttaaaaacaaaagaagacaaaaaatgGGGCTTGATTGAATGGGGGTTGCGAAGGAGAAGGACCAATCGCATAAATATCCCTTTTAGGGAGAATTCACAACCCCCAATACACCAACGGCACCGTTCCATATgacttaaaacaaaaaaaagttcctcttttttctattttgttggTTCCTCTTTGAATttccaagagaaaaaaaaacaaaaactttttcttttcccccctTTTCGTTTTCGTTTCTTCTCTGCTAGGGTGATGCACCCATCATCGCGCCGCCACCAGACCACCTCTCCTCCACCATGGACGGTGGTCGGAGAGGTGCTAAATGGCCTTTTTAGCCCTTGTTCGCggcaaaaaacaaataaaagaggacgctttggtccttttaccaaaccGACGCACCCGCCAAAGCCGAGACCAAACCTTGAAAGGTTTTGAGGCCCTTGGTGCCGGTGAAACACCCTTGGCGACGGTGGAGCGTAGAACCACTCAGGTAAGtttattcttctttctttttatttaaaagatttgtgtttagaaataaaataaaaatgaaataaacaagaaacgAAAATATCTAATGAAAGATTGAAAACCTTCGAAGTTTCTATTCTGCCTTGTATTTTCAGTGTGCGTACCCCAGAGAAGGGATATCCTTTTTCACTTTTTAAAGTCGGATTACAATATTTTACATCCATTTTTCTTGTCGTTTtgctatttgtttcttttatttgtcattttttcttgttttttttactGCTCGCGTGTTCCTCTCTTTGCAGGTGTGTCAGAGGCATGTGAGGCCGGTGGTTGGTGCCCTGAGCGGTGGTGGCGCACGCGGCAGAAGAGGCATGCGGCGGCTGAGGCTGAAGGAGGCTAAGGTTGCTGAAAAATCTTAAGCAAATGGGCTTattatttgggctagggtttgatgtaaattgggcttgggTAATTTAGTTTGGGCCAGGcataattgggcttgtacagctgcccctctttgctcattgtcgtgtaacgagaatagagcaaagactttcagGAAAGACCAATTTGCCTGGTCGCCGAGtctgacttctttggtgctcatTATTCTTCAGGTAGCTTTAttatgctctactgcaacttcggGGAGATAAGTCTTGCTATTT
It includes:
- the LOC107957832 gene encoding receptor-like protein kinase FERONIA, which produces MSKKNQIMARSRMPSMFGMLLSFCSFLFITHNNSLVAISVEVASSYEPTDILILDCSSSDIPFLIERDDIGSFHVPRTNFSVVSKYYALAPVYRQKPQLCIHKKPFTYTFLVSSGPKFIRLHFNPFSFSGFHMSKALFSVSAAHFTLLKTSNASYSKLQLHDSYTVKEFCINVDDGVLNVTFTPSPDVSDAFAFVNKIEVISMPSNLYIQEAVSLPLIGQASSYYIKNSKALEMMHRLNIGGEFIPALEDTGMFREWIPDASFLTTDGSNSGIVISDVQIKQSSRIPAYVGPKQVYATARTVFADGSNQSRATWLLPVDSGFYYLVRLHFCEISNEAKRVGYRVFHVYIKDQTAEDQADIFLWSHGAGIPVYRDYIVNFSEHTKRRKNLSLLIRNGNGSIRTFKPAILNGLEIFKLSDSNNSLAGPFSFGMGKYSNPWRKEGASCRNHFF